DNA sequence from the Nitrospirota bacterium genome:
CAGCGGAGCCATTTCAGCTAGCTCATTCTGATCAAAACCACTTCCTGAGGTGTCGATTTCACCGAACGGATTCGCAACTTCGACAATGGCTTGCATCCGGTCACTCAGCTGCGGGACCAAACCCTTGACCTGCGCGCCCCCTCCGCACAAAAGCACCTGCTGAACATCCACATCCGACATGGTTGACTTGAAATAATCGATGGTCCGAGCAATTTCCGACGCCACCTCTGCATTGACACTGTCGACGACCGTCGTCAATGTGGCCTCATTGCTCCCCACCGAACGCCCGCCTTTCTTCGTTTCCTCTGCTTCATCATAGGACATCCCCAATTCCCGCTGAATCGCTTCCGTATAGCGATTTCCCCCGATGGGAATATCACGCGTAAACAGCGAGGTGCCGCCTCGAACAATATTGACATTCATGACACTCGCGCCGATATTGACGAGCGCGGTCGTTTCCTCCTGCGAAACGGGGTAGTTGATCGCATGCATGTTTTCGATTGCGAAAGCATCGACATCCATGACGATCGGAAGCAGCCCGGCCCCTTTGACAAGTTCGGTCAGCTCATTGATCTTGTCCTTCTTGGCTGCTACGAGAATGATCGACATCTCTCCCTGGGTATCACCCGTTGCTTCCGAAGAAGGCAATACGCTGAAGTCGATGTTCACTTCATTTATGTCGAAGGGGATGTACTGCTCCGCAGCAAGCCGTACCTGCCCTTCCAACTCCTCTTCAGGCATCGGCGGCAGGCTGATTTTTTTAATAATCACCGCGTGGCCGGAAATCGACACCGCAACTTGCTTCACCTTGATCTTCGTTTCCTCAAACAACTCCTTAATCGCCGATACCACTCGCCCCTCATCCATCACCGTGCCATCGACGATGACCTCCGGCTCGAGTGGTTTGAAGCCAAACTTCTGGAGAATGTATCGCCCACGGCTTTCTTTCAACTGAACGAGTTTGATCCCGCTTGACCCGATATCCAACCCGACGAGCTGCCGCTTCGGGGTGAACATCGAAAACAAGTCCGTTTCGGCTAGACTTTTAAATGAACTCAACATACGTGCCCCTGACTGTACATGACTATTCGCGGAGCGCAAATCTTTATGTGAATTTCACGCAGTATGTCCCTCATGACCGTACTCCAACGAACTTGACCGCTCCAAATAAGGAAAATATTTCTAGAACCTATCTCAAAATCGATTTGCGAAGACAGAGCAGTTTCGCTTTATGAGTATCCGCCATGAGCAACCTGCAGAATCCTTGGAAATATGCCGTCACTACACTGGAGTTCGCATGCGTGAACGCTCGGCGGGCTACCAGCATTTCTCTTCACTCAGCGCGCCCTGACAAATACTCCTGATCCCTCTAAACTTATTATGAGAAGCCACTTCGGCGTGAATCAGATCCGTCAAGTGTCTAGATGGCGCGGCTACAGTGAAGCCCGGCTTTATGCACAGGCTAAGTATAGTTCATGGCCGCCACCTGTCAAGCAAATCACTGTCGATACACAGGCCTGAAAACAAGCCTAATGGTTGTAATATTGCAGTAGAAGAGCGGGCTAGAAGCTCTGAGGATTATTGCCTGTCGAGATCGCGATGCGCGGCAGTCACTTGATAACCAAGCGCTGAAAAACTTTCTTGGAGCCGACCTGCAATCGCCACGGACCGATGTCGTCCCCCTGTGCAGCCAATCCCAACATTCACATAGCTCCGGCGTTCTCGTTCAAAAAGAGGAATGAGAAATTTAAAGAAGCCCTCCAGCTGCCCGACGAAGGCAATGGCGTCCGGATCGGTCAACACATAGGTCCGCACCCGTGGGTCCTCTCCTGTCAATGGCTTGAGGTCAGGAACGAAGAATGGATTCCGCAAAAACCTGACGTCGAACAAGAGGTCGATGTCGTACGGTACGCCGAACTTGTAACCGAATGTCACGAGTGAAATGGTTAACTTGTGCGGCGCATCCTCCCGTCTGAACTCCCTGATCAACAACTCCCGCAACTCATGCACCGTCAAATCCGAGGTATCAATGATCCGGTCTGCGTG
Encoded proteins:
- the pilM gene encoding type IV pilus assembly protein PilM — translated: MFTPKRQLVGLDIGSSGIKLVQLKESRGRYILQKFGFKPLEPEVIVDGTVMDEGRVVSAIKELFEETKIKVKQVAVSISGHAVIIKKISLPPMPEEELEGQVRLAAEQYIPFDINEVNIDFSVLPSSEATGDTQGEMSIILVAAKKDKINELTELVKGAGLLPIVMDVDAFAIENMHAINYPVSQEETTALVNIGASVMNVNIVRGGTSLFTRDIPIGGNRYTEAIQRELGMSYDEAEETKKGGRSVGSNEATLTTVVDSVNAEVASEIARTIDYFKSTMSDVDVQQVLLCGGGAQVKGLVPQLSDRMQAIVEVANPFGEIDTSGSGFDQNELAEMAPLAAVGVGLALRSVGDR
- the rapZ gene encoding RNase adapter RapZ; protein product: MAGLNLVVISGLSGSGKSHALKCLEDVGYFCTDNLPPALLPAFVELCHQQGGEIKNVALGIDVRERVFFSNLVGILDRVKVLGHAVELVFFEAREEVLVRRFSESRRPHPLLSHLPVLEGVRFEKDRLADLRRHADRIIDTSDLTVHELRELLIREFRREDAPHKLTISLVTFGYKFGVPYDIDLLFDVRFLRNPFFVPDLKPLTGEDPRVRTYVLTDPDAIAFVGQLEGFFKFLIPLFERERRSYVNVGIGCTGGRHRSVAIAGRLQESFSALGYQVTAAHRDLDRQ